In the Carettochelys insculpta isolate YL-2023 chromosome 6, ASM3395843v1, whole genome shotgun sequence genome, AGAGTCTCTGGCTGTGTTTGCGTCAGGCCTTTGGTTCTGTCTGGACGACTCTAATGCTCTGTCCCTCCTCTCTCACCCATTATAGTTGAATTACCTCGGGCCCCCCTTCAATGAGCCGGACTTCAACCCTCCCCGGATGATAAGGGCTGAGATGGTGCCGAGTGCTACGGTTGACTTTGAGCTGTGGCGCAGCCTGAACGACAATACCCGGCTGGCGGAAAATTACCAGGCCTACACGCACTTGCTGTGCTACCTGCGTGGCATGGACGGGCAGGTGGCCAAGGCCGAGCTGCGCAAGAACCTGGGCCACTTCTGCACCAGTCTGCATGGCCTGGTGGTGAGCATCGCCAGCGTCATGTCCTCTCTGGGCTACCCACTGCCCGTCCCGCTGGGCAGCGCCGACCCCACCTGGGCCCGGGGGGCAGGCGACACCAGCCCCCACAACAACTTCCTCAAGAAGATGGATGACTTCTGGCTGCTCAAGGAGCTGCAGACCTGGCTGCGGCGCTCCGCCAAGGACTTCAGCCGCCTCAAGAAGAAGGTGCCGCCTGCGGCCATCATGCTGCGCCTCGAGGCGCAGGGCTtctgacccctgccccccaccaccccatcacCAGGCTGCACAGCGAGGGGTGGGGCTTCTGTCCGCCCACCTCCCTATCACCACCATGTGCCTCGAGGGGTGGGgcttcttccccccccaccccccgcgacTGCCCCATCACCATGCTGTGCCTTGAGGGGCAGAGCTTCTCTCCCCACATCATCACACTGTGCCTCAAGCCCTCGGGCGGGGGTCAGGGGTTCCTGCACCTCCATCCCATCACCATGCTGCGCCATGGggaccagggcttctgccccctcccacttcacTCCCACCCCGGTTGTCATGCTGTGCCTTGAGACGAGGAGTGGCTGGCTTccatctccccttcccttcccctaaGACCTTCCCTCCTACCTCCCAACCCAGGCTCCATGGTGCCTCCTACTCCAACATCTCTTCCATCCATGGTTTCCAGACCCCTCCCCACCAATGGTGCCATGCAACATATCTCtgtccttttctctctccctgcctgcccccccttTTTCCTTGTTCTCCAGCAAGGGGGCCTGTTTGTTTTAGCAGAGCAGGAATATGGCCCTCTCAGTGCACCCCACAGCAGTGGTAAACCCCAGCCCCAGATCTGGGCAGCAGTCAGCCCTGTCTTTTTATTATGGGCAGCACTAAACCTTGTctggttttgtctcttctgtacCTCTGGTTCGATCCAGTTCTTCCTCTGTAACTCTCTCCTGCTGCAGCgtctctccccttctctcctaCACAGAGACCTGGATTCGGTTTCAGAGCTCCTGGCActggcctgcagcctggcctCCAAGTCTTCTTGGATGCTTCCAGCTCTGTCCTCTGGCATCTCTTTCCTCAGGGCTGGGAGCAAGACCTGAGATGGGGAATGGTCCCAGCATCAGCTCTCTGGTCATGCCAATTCGACCCCTTGGCACTGCAGCGTCATGGGGCAAGAGAGATTAGAAATGGGAAGGGTCAGGGTGTGAAACAGGAAAGTCTGGGGAATCCAACAGGAAGGGGAGGAAGAGTGAACCAAAAAACCTGGGGTCCAAACCAGGAAGGAGCAGATGTAAGAGGTGAACAGAGAGGTACAGGTGAGGTCCCGGCCAGGAAGGAGCAGGCGTTGGCCTGGATATGGGTGAGGTCCCGGCCAGGAAGGAGCAGGCATTGGCCTGGGTACGGGTGAGGTCCCGGCCAGGAAGGAGCAGGCGTTGGCCTGGATATGGGTGAGGTCCCGGCCAGGAAGGAGCAGGCATTGGCCTGGGTATGGGTGAGGTCCCGGCCAGGAAGGAGCAGGCGTTGGCCTGGATATGGGTGAGGTCCCGGCCAGGAAGGAGCAGGCGTTGGCCTGGATATGGGTGAGGTCCCGGCCAGGAAGGAGCAGGCATTGGCCTAGGTATGGGTGAGGTCCCGGCCAGGAAGGAGCAGGCGTTGGCCTAGGTACGGGTGAGGTCCCGGCCGGGAAGGAGCAGGCGTTGGCCAGGGTATGGGTGAGGTCCCAGCCAGGAAGGAGCAGGCGTTGGCCTGGATACAGGTGAGGTCCCAGCCAGGAAGGAGCAGGCGTTGGCCTGGGTACGGGTGAGGTCCCAGCCAGGAAGGAGCAGGCGTTGGCCTGGGTACGGGTGAGGTCCCAGCCAGGAAGGAGCAGGCGTTGGCCTAGGTACAGGTGAGGTCCCGGCCAGGAAGGAGCAGGCGTTGGCCTGGGTAAGGGTGAGGTCCCAGCCAGGAAGGAGCAGGCGTTGGCCTGGATACAGGTGAGGTCCCAGCCAGGAAGGAGCAGGCGTTGGCCTGGGTACGGGTGAGGTCCCGGCCAGGAAGGAGCAGGCGTTGGCCTGGGTAAGGGTGAGGTCCCAGCCAGGAAGGAGCAGGCGTTGGCCTGGATACAGGTGAGGTCCCAGCCAGGAAGGAGCAGGCGTTGGCCTGGGTAAGGGTGAGGTCCCAGCCAGGAAGAAGGCAGGATTTGAAACAAAAGAGTGGGGCTCTGAAGGAGGAAGGCGCAGGCTTTGCAAGAGGTCAGGCTGGGGATGGGCTGCAAGCAGACCTTTGTTTCTCCTATTGTGACTCTGCTGCATcttctggccccacctcct is a window encoding:
- the CLCF1 gene encoding cardiotrophin-like cytokine factor 1; amino-acid sequence: MLYVAGEISGDSWGIFAFLCAALWNLPAVPALNSTDEVGAGQSIQKTYDLTRYLEHQLRTLAGTYLNYLGPPFNEPDFNPPRMIRAEMVPSATVDFELWRSLNDNTRLAENYQAYTHLLCYLRGMDGQVAKAELRKNLGHFCTSLHGLVVSIASVMSSLGYPLPVPLGSADPTWARGAGDTSPHNNFLKKMDDFWLLKELQTWLRRSAKDFSRLKKKVPPAAIMLRLEAQGF